A genomic region of Primulina huaijiensis isolate GDHJ02 unplaced genomic scaffold, ASM1229523v2 scaffold42415, whole genome shotgun sequence contains the following coding sequences:
- the LOC140969641 gene encoding uncharacterized GPI-anchored protein At5g19250-like — MAFLRWWFLLSLFLHSILLARCDDDDDNLFQAINQYRTSLNLTILTKNDRAECLGSEVADQFKYQPCTNTTGSNTVPGTGPQYTDFPNLLRKCRLNATTTRDGQILPACVPNLDPILVISNFTKSQYTRYLNDSTFTGIGIGSEGNWIVVVLTTSTPDGSYSVGTNSNNSGASSLASISYFVALFAAFFVLH; from the exons ATGGCGTTTCTCCGATGGTGGTTCCTCCTCTCTCTGTTCCTCCACTCCATTCTTCTCGCAAGATGCGATG ATGATGACGACAACCTTTTTCAAGCGATTAACCAGTACAGAACATCCTTAAACTTGACGATATTAACCAAAAATGACCGAGCTGAATGCCTGGGCAGTGAAGTTGCAGATCAATTCAAGTACCAACCTTGCACCAACACCACAGGTTCGAACACTGTACCAGGCACCGGACCTCAGTACACTGACTTTCCAAACCTTCTTAGAAAATGCCGGTTGAATGCCACCACTACAAGAGATGGACAGATTCTGCCTGCTTGTGTTCCCAACCTCGATCCAATTCTTGTCATATCAAATTTCACGAAATCGCAATACACACGCTATTTAAATGATTCCACGTTCACTGGCATCGGTATCGGTTCTGAAGGTAACTGGATAGTTGTCGTTTTGACTACAAGCACACCTGATGGGAGTTACTCTGTGGGAACTAATTCGAACAACAGTGGAGCGTCCAGCCTTGCTTCTATCAGCTATTTTGTTGCTTTATTTGCAGCATTTTTTGTGTTACACTGA